In a genomic window of Carassius gibelio isolate Cgi1373 ecotype wild population from Czech Republic chromosome A3, carGib1.2-hapl.c, whole genome shotgun sequence:
- the LOC127949856 gene encoding synembryn-A-like has product MPVDVEKIIQFIKQGDQDNVQLHLDDYNTEYSECFFFDVEEKERKKQRELEEFRRNKVRQYVPDSDSDLDSDENEDQDLVLRRRLAAALIWFIRMRLQPGVLRVCLRTLRIISRDRKALAPLITDYAILTLARLGGISALPTWPEEEEAEWGSSHSDITPENETETHLDNNGSNAQHLTSFREGDDSVGVFAACAESLVCEGVQSNPVNVASNCNVGRDTQNDRHEEKERKDGVCGLLTRGKRDARGEKDEEEGHDDGEVWRKEAMKALCNVIYNSPKAQERACILRLLHGLSERLKDGIHSSPPPSGQFYELRLLFLLTALRPELRIELCQERGVSMLTAALEQCLEVRWGEMHEVLTDLTAPPASKDVTQRALEILKTLFNITYSVHRQEVDEEAANLYRHLAAVLRHCLLVPCEGEDRKEELQGHTVNVLSALPLQCLDVLLSVRISEASKESGGVNMDCVHTLLLFMEKRLDRGQKLKEKLAPVLNLLTESSKAHRETRHYLRQQILPPLRDVGMRPEQGNTLRSKLVRLMTHVDTDIKHCAAELLFVLCKENVSRFVKYTGYGNAAGLLAAQGLLNGRCPSPQPQYSSDSDSDTEEYRQAKDRINPVTGRVEEEQPDPMEGMTEEEKEAEALRLINMFNKLSRGKIIQPMGVTTDGKLAPLCGQTRHSAVEEEEDEEEEEEEDSETEQ; this is encoded by the exons atgcCTGTGGACGTGGAGAAGATTATTCAGTTTATCAAACAAGGCGACCAGGACAATGTTCAGCTACACCTGGATGATTACAACACTGAG TACTCAGAATGCTTCTTTTTTGAtgtggaagaaaaagagagaaaaaag CAAAGAGAGCTGGAAGAG TTTCGCAGGAATAAAGTGAGACAGTATGTTCCAGACTCTGATTCAGATTTGGACTCTGATGAGAATGAGGATCAAGATCTTGTTCTGCGGAGG AGGCTTGCTGCAGCTCTGATCTGGTTCATTCGCATGCGGCTGCAGCCAGGCGTTTTGAGAGTGTGTCTGCGAACTCTGCGAATTATCTCGCGTGATCGAAAGGCCTTGGCTCCCCTGATCACAGACTACGCCATTCTAACTCTTGCTCGACTCGGGGGCATCTCCGCCCTGCCTACCTGGCCTGAAGAAGAGGAGGCTGAGTGGGGCTCCTCCCACAGTGACATCACTCCCGAGAACGAGACAGAGACACATCTGGATAATAACGGCAGCAATGCACAACACCTGACATCTTTCAGGGAGGGAGATGATTCGGTCGGTGTCTTTGCAGCCTGTGCTGAGTCTTTGGTCTGTGAAGGTGTGCAGAGCAACCCTGTGAATGTAGCATCTAACTGTAATGTTGGGAGAGACACACAAAACGACCGTCATgaggaaaaagaaaggaaagatgGGGTCTGTGGGCTGTTGACAAGAGGAAAGAGAGATGCTAGAGGAGAGAAGGATGAAGAGGAGGGGCATGATGATGGAGAGGTCTGGAGGAAAGAGGCGATGAAGGCCTTGTGCAATGTCATCTACAACAGCCCGAAAGCACAAGAGAGAGCCTGCATCCTGAG GTTGCTCCATGGCCTGTCAGAAAGACTTAAAGATGGTATACATTCCTCACCACCTCCAAGTGGTCAATTTTATGAACTGCGACTTCTCTTTCTGTTGACTGCTTTACGGCCTGAGCTTAGAATAGAACTCTGCCAG GAGCGCGGCGTGTCCATGCTGACTGCTGCTCTAGAACAGTGTTTAGAAGTGCGCTGGGGAGAGATGCATGAGGTGCTGACTGACCTCACAGCACCCCCTGCGTCTAAGGATGTGACTCAGCGTGCCCTTGAGATTCTCAAGACCCTGTTCAACATTACCTACAGTGTGCACAGACAGGAAGTAGATGAg GAGGCTGCAAATTTGTATCGTCACCTAGCTGCAGTCCTGCGTCACTGTCTACTCGTGCCCTGTGAGGGAGAGGATAGAAAAGAGGAACTACAAGG GCACACAGTGAATGTGCTCTCAGCGCTCCCACTGCAGTGCCTAGATGTTCTGCTATCCGTTCGCATATCTGAAGCTTCGAAGGAGTCCGGTGGAGTCAACATGGACTGCgttcacactctgctgctcttcATGGAGAAGAGACTGGACAGA GGCCAAAAGCTGAAGGAAAAGTTGGCTCCAGTGTTAAACCTGTTGACCGAGAGCAGCAAAGCACACAGGGAAACTAGGCACTATCTCAGACAGCAG ATCCTGCCTCCATTGAGAGACGTTGGGATGAGGCCTGAACAGGGGAACACATTGAGGAGCAAACTAGTGCGACTCATGACCCATGTCGACACTGATATCAAACACTGTGCAGCTGAGCTTCTCTTTGTGCTCTGTAAAGAAAATG TGAGCAGGTTTGTGAAGTACACTGGTTACGGTAATGCAGCGGGGCTGTTGGCGGCACAGGGTCTTTTGAACGGCCGTTGCCCCTCTCCTCAACCGCAGTACTCCAGTGACTCTGACTCAGACACGGAGGAGTACAGACAGGCCAAGGACAGGATTAACCCTGTGACGGGACGGGTGGAGGAGGAACAGCCTGATCCTATGGAAGGaatgactgaagaagagaaagAGGCAGAGGCGCTCAGACTCATAAACATGTTCAACAAGCTCTCACG AGGCAAAATCATTCAGCCAATGGGAGTGACAACGGATGGCAAACTGGCGCCGCTTTGTGGCCAGACGAGGCACAGCgctgtggaggaggaggaggacgaagaagaagaggaagaagaagatagTGAAACAGAGCAGTAA